One window from the genome of Paraclostridium sordellii encodes:
- a CDS encoding O-antigen ligase family protein, translating into MKKFIVSNNILDYLMYIFYAIIPIYFMQFSIGPIFNPKVLLGFEIIILMIWIYKVLFKIKSINMPNLKCNIYLYGMVLFGLIASIFAFYPLNSAITICIIGIGIVYYIMLFDSMYYDYEYSKLSIYLNINNITCMILLLVQVIFYIVGTLKIGKVELSGFYYDYTGGMITSLFANPNTFAMYLSIGLYSNMLLINIKRGKKHVNIINILILMVAIILSGSRTALISTVLVIGLYLIFINNILKKVIYILEKNKKLVICLSVGVIILMVVLLTKIDISNIPLMEKFSGGSRGRVEKWIGVLDLIKDNNIIFGVGNIDNIMDPYYIGLSQTHNAYVNLALRGGIGLLTIFSIYIVKTFIYVHISIKKLDISKSKLLKTMIIIIVGLLITQMFEMGIIFTNVTYFGSIFFMLIMAYIYIIIDKPNEI; encoded by the coding sequence ATGAAAAAATTTATAGTATCAAATAACATATTAGATTATTTAATGTATATATTTTATGCAATTATACCTATATATTTTATGCAATTCTCTATAGGACCTATATTTAACCCAAAGGTATTATTAGGCTTTGAAATAATTATTTTGATGATATGGATATATAAGGTTTTATTTAAAATAAAGTCAATAAATATGCCTAATTTAAAGTGTAATATATATTTATATGGAATGGTTTTATTTGGATTAATAGCGTCTATATTTGCTTTTTATCCATTGAACAGTGCAATAACAATATGTATTATAGGTATTGGAATAGTTTACTATATTATGCTTTTTGATAGTATGTATTATGACTATGAATATAGTAAATTAAGTATATATTTAAATATAAACAATATAACATGTATGATATTACTTTTAGTTCAAGTCATATTTTATATTGTGGGAACATTAAAGATAGGTAAAGTAGAACTAAGTGGATTTTATTATGATTATACAGGAGGCATGATAACTTCATTATTCGCAAATCCAAATACATTTGCTATGTACTTAAGTATCGGATTGTATAGTAATATGTTACTTATAAATATAAAAAGAGGAAAAAAACATGTAAACATTATAAATATATTAATATTAATGGTAGCTATTATACTTTCGGGTTCCAGAACAGCATTAATATCAACTGTATTAGTTATAGGATTATATTTAATATTTATTAATAATATATTAAAAAAAGTTATATACATCTTAGAAAAAAATAAAAAACTTGTTATATGTTTATCAGTTGGAGTGATTATATTAATGGTAGTTTTATTAACTAAAATAGATATAAGTAATATACCTCTAATGGAAAAGTTTTCAGGAGGATCTAGAGGAAGAGTCGAAAAATGGATAGGTGTGTTAGATTTAATAAAAGATAATAACATTATATTTGGCGTTGGAAATATTGATAATATTATGGATCCTTATTATATAGGATTGTCACAAACACATAATGCATATGTAAATCTTGCCCTAAGAGGAGGAATAGGGTTATTAACTATATTTAGTATATATATAGTTAAGACTTTTATCTATGTACATATAAGTATAAAAAAATTAGATATTTCTAAATCAAAACTATTAAAAACTATGATTATAATTATAGTAGGATTACTTATAACCCAAATGTTTGAAATGGGAATAATATTTACAAATGTAACTTATTTTGGATCAATTTTTTTTATGTTAATAATGGCATATATATATATAATTATAGACAAACCTAATGAAATATAA
- a CDS encoding sugar transferase, with translation MQTSLDTEIKSNNNVEINKDKINNKKYLYEILKRILDIISSLLGLIVAIPIILVIAIIIKIEDNGPVFYSQQRLGKDEKSFFVYKLRSMKVDAEKYGGVQWAQKDDPRITKIGKFIRKTRIDEIPQLFNILKGDMSLIGPRPERPELTYKFNKEIPGFIDRLVIKPGLTGLAQVNGGYDISPEEKLKWDIIYIKNRNIFLDISIIFKTIGVVFTGEGAR, from the coding sequence ATGCAAACATCTTTAGATACAGAGATAAAAAGCAATAATAATGTAGAAATTAATAAAGATAAAATTAATAATAAAAAGTATTTATATGAAATATTAAAAAGAATATTAGATATAATATCTTCTTTATTAGGATTAATAGTAGCTATACCTATAATATTAGTTATTGCAATTATAATCAAAATAGAAGATAATGGACCTGTTTTTTATAGTCAACAAAGACTTGGAAAAGATGAAAAAAGTTTTTTTGTATATAAATTAAGGTCTATGAAAGTTGATGCAGAAAAATATGGAGGGGTACAGTGGGCACAAAAGGATGACCCTAGAATAACTAAAATAGGTAAATTTATTAGAAAAACTAGAATAGATGAAATACCTCAATTATTTAATATACTTAAAGGGGATATGAGCTTAATTGGTCCACGACCAGAAAGACCAGAATTAACATATAAGTTTAATAAGGAAATACCAGGTTTCATAGATAGATTAGTTATAAAGCCTGGATTGACTGGGTTAGCTCAAGTTAATGGAGGCTATGATATAAGTCCTGAAGAAAAGTTAAAATGGGATATAATATATATAAAAAATAGAAATATATTTTTAGATATTAGTATAATATTTAAGACAATAGGTGTCGTATTTACAGGAGAAGGTGCAAGATAA
- a CDS encoding beta-1,6-N-acetylglucosaminyltransferase has protein sequence MKVAYCVQCHKNSKILREFIRVFYNKNDIYIHVDKKANIDDFKEYKSKVTFVDDRVNVTWAGVSQIKSTINTLKLVDKKKYDYVFLVSGDCLPLKSDKNIKEFLKNRKGKEFIGIEKDFDQILVDDRVKYKYPHIYYKKDKTKLDKLYILIREKFNLNKKNEYFKELPKLYKGCNWFGLTGEACSYVLKYIDENKNYLKAFKNSIYGDEVFFQTIIMNSKYKEKIYNYEIEDDDNKMALRYIDWETGPEFPKILNEKDFDKIKKSQCIIGRKFDDDLNIDKYRETFKIYEL, from the coding sequence GTGAAAGTAGCTTATTGTGTGCAATGTCATAAAAATTCAAAAATATTAAGAGAATTTATTAGGGTTTTTTATAATAAAAATGATATTTATATTCATGTTGATAAAAAAGCAAATATAGATGATTTTAAAGAATACAAATCAAAGGTAACATTTGTAGATGATAGAGTTAATGTTACATGGGCAGGTGTAAGTCAGATAAAATCTACAATAAATACTTTAAAATTAGTAGATAAAAAAAAATATGATTATGTATTTTTAGTATCAGGTGATTGTTTACCGTTAAAGAGTGATAAAAATATTAAAGAATTTTTAAAGAATAGAAAAGGCAAAGAGTTTATTGGAATAGAAAAGGACTTTGATCAAATATTGGTTGATGATAGAGTGAAATATAAGTATCCTCATATATATTATAAAAAAGATAAAACAAAATTAGATAAATTATACATTTTAATAAGAGAAAAGTTTAATTTAAATAAAAAAAATGAATACTTTAAAGAATTACCAAAATTATACAAAGGATGCAATTGGTTTGGATTAACAGGTGAAGCTTGTTCATATGTACTTAAATATATAGATGAAAACAAGAATTACTTAAAAGCTTTTAAAAATTCTATTTATGGAGATGAAGTTTTTTTTCAAACAATAATTATGAATTCTAAATATAAAGAAAAAATATATAATTATGAAATAGAAGACGATGATAATAAAATGGCATTAAGATATATAGATTGGGAAACTGGTCCAGAATTCCCAAAAATTTTAAACGAAAAAGATTTTGATAAAATTAAAAAATCACAATGTATTATTGGTAGAAAATTCGATGATGATTTAAATATAGATAAATATAGGGAAACCTTTAAAATATATGAATTATAA
- a CDS encoding phospho-sugar mutase — MKYKELYNEWTTNLYFDENTRNELISIKDNEDEIKERFYKNLEFGTAGLRGIIGAGTNRINDYTVARATFGLANYIINNVGEEGKERGVVIAHDSRYKSREFCLQTANTLAACGIKAYIFDGLRTTPELSFAVRSLNCIAGVVITASHNPPEYNGYKVYWEDGAQVMPDIAQKITEEVNKIEDYSKIPTIKENQKNLITMLGNDQDTEFIEAVKKQFIGKDIVSKIGKKFKIVYTPLCGTGNVPIQRVLSEVGFENVLVVKEEENPDPNFAGINYPNPEDKKALVRGIDLAKKEGADLVIATDPDCDRVGLAVKTKHGEYELLTGNQIGALLVNYVLSNLKNKNELPKNATIIKTIVTSEFGAKVAESYGVDCLNVLTGFKFIGDKIKAFEKTNEKAFIIGYEESYGYLVGTHARDKDGVVASMLISDMAAYYYDKGMSLYEGLIELYDKVGYFKEDMISLTLSGISGLEKIKEIMEYFRNNGLEQIGCLKVIETKDYNEGIDGLPKSNVLKFILEDGSWVAARPSGTEPKLKFYIGTYGTSNKNVGDKCKSIKDILVEKINKLI; from the coding sequence ATGAAATATAAAGAATTATATAATGAGTGGACTACAAATTTATACTTTGATGAAAATACAAGAAATGAACTTATATCTATAAAAGATAATGAGGATGAAATAAAAGAAAGGTTCTACAAAAACTTAGAATTTGGGACAGCTGGATTAAGGGGTATAATAGGTGCGGGGACTAATAGAATAAATGACTATACTGTAGCGAGGGCTACTTTTGGCCTTGCTAACTATATAATCAATAATGTTGGAGAAGAAGGGAAAGAAAGAGGAGTTGTTATAGCTCATGATAGTAGATATAAATCTAGGGAATTTTGCTTACAGACAGCAAATACTTTAGCTGCATGTGGTATAAAAGCATATATATTTGATGGATTAAGAACAACTCCGGAGCTTTCATTTGCAGTTAGAAGTTTAAATTGTATAGCTGGAGTTGTAATAACTGCTAGTCATAACCCACCTGAATATAACGGATATAAGGTATATTGGGAAGATGGAGCTCAAGTAATGCCAGATATAGCACAAAAAATAACTGAAGAAGTTAATAAAATAGAAGACTATAGTAAAATACCAACTATAAAAGAAAATCAAAAGAACTTAATAACTATGTTAGGAAATGATCAAGATACAGAGTTTATAGAAGCTGTAAAAAAACAATTTATAGGGAAAGATATAGTTAGTAAAATCGGTAAAAAATTTAAAATAGTATATACACCTCTTTGTGGGACTGGAAATGTTCCGATACAAAGAGTTTTAAGTGAAGTTGGATTTGAGAATGTATTAGTAGTCAAGGAAGAGGAGAATCCAGACCCTAATTTTGCGGGAATAAACTACCCAAATCCAGAAGACAAAAAAGCTTTAGTTAGAGGTATTGATTTAGCTAAAAAAGAAGGTGCGGATTTAGTTATAGCTACAGATCCAGATTGTGATAGAGTTGGTTTAGCGGTAAAAACTAAACATGGAGAGTATGAGTTACTAACAGGTAATCAAATTGGAGCTTTATTAGTTAATTATGTTCTAAGCAACCTAAAAAATAAAAATGAACTACCTAAAAATGCTACTATAATAAAAACTATAGTTACTTCTGAATTTGGAGCTAAGGTAGCGGAAAGCTATGGAGTAGATTGTTTAAATGTTTTAACTGGATTTAAATTTATAGGAGATAAAATAAAGGCTTTTGAAAAAACAAATGAAAAAGCATTCATAATTGGATACGAAGAGAGTTATGGTTATTTAGTAGGGACTCATGCAAGAGATAAAGATGGTGTTGTAGCATCTATGTTAATTTCAGACATGGCAGCATATTATTATGATAAAGGTATGAGTTTATATGAAGGACTTATAGAACTTTATGATAAGGTAGGATACTTTAAAGAAGATATGATATCTCTTACTTTAAGTGGTATATCTGGACTTGAAAAGATAAAAGAAATAATGGAGTATTTTAGAAATAATGGACTTGAGCAAATAGGATGTTTAAAAGTTATAGAAACTAAGGATTATAACGAAGGAATAGATGGATTACCTAAATCTAATGTCCTTAAGTTTATATTAGAAGATGGATCTTGGGTTGCAGCTAGACCATCTGGAACTGAACCAAAATTGAAGTTTTATATTGGAACTTATGGAACATCTAATAAAAATGTAGGAGATAAATGTAAAAGTATAAAAGATATACTAGTAGAAAAAATAAATAAATTGATATAA
- the galE gene encoding UDP-glucose 4-epimerase GalE translates to MSVLVTGGVGYIGSHTAIELIEAGRDVVIVDNLSNSNIIVLDRIEELTGVRPKFYQLDVQDREKLEIVFKENNIDSVIHFAASKAVGESVEKPLEYYSNNLINTLVLLETMRKYNVKNFVFSSSATVYGDPETCPILEDFPLSATNPYGRTKLMIEDMLRDICKADKSLNVAILRYFNPVGAHKSGRIGEEPNGIPNNLMPYITKVAIGQLKELSIFGNDYDTPDGTGVRDYIHVVDLAKGHAKALDKLDDMPGLVTYNLGTGNGYSVLEMVKAFSKASNKEIPYKIVGRRPGDIAMCYANPAKAKIELGWEAKYKLDEMCEDSWRWQSSNPNGYEK, encoded by the coding sequence ATGTCAGTTTTAGTAACTGGTGGAGTTGGATATATAGGTAGTCACACTGCTATAGAACTTATAGAAGCAGGTAGAGATGTAGTTATAGTTGATAACTTATCAAATAGCAATATAATAGTTCTTGATAGAATTGAAGAGCTAACAGGAGTTAGACCAAAGTTTTATCAATTAGATGTGCAAGATAGAGAAAAATTAGAAATTGTATTTAAAGAAAATAATATAGATTCAGTAATACATTTTGCAGCATCTAAGGCAGTTGGAGAATCAGTAGAAAAGCCACTTGAGTACTATTCAAATAATCTAATAAATACATTAGTATTACTTGAAACTATGAGAAAATATAATGTTAAAAACTTTGTATTTAGTTCATCTGCGACAGTATATGGAGATCCAGAAACTTGTCCAATTTTAGAAGATTTTCCTTTATCAGCTACAAATCCTTATGGAAGAACAAAGCTTATGATAGAAGATATGTTAAGGGATATATGTAAAGCAGATAAATCTTTAAATGTTGCAATACTAAGATACTTTAATCCAGTTGGGGCTCATAAGAGTGGAAGAATTGGTGAGGAACCAAATGGAATTCCAAATAATCTAATGCCTTATATAACAAAGGTTGCAATTGGGCAGTTAAAAGAATTAAGTATATTTGGAAATGATTATGATACTCCAGATGGAACTGGCGTAAGAGATTATATACATGTCGTAGATTTAGCTAAAGGACATGCAAAAGCACTGGATAAACTAGATGATATGCCAGGTTTAGTAACATATAACTTAGGTACAGGAAATGGATATAGCGTTTTAGAAATGGTAAAAGCTTTTAGCAAGGCGAGTAATAAAGAAATACCATATAAAATAGTAGGTAGAAGACCAGGGGATATAGCTATGTGTTATGCAAATCCAGCTAAAGCAAAAATTGAATTAGGATGGGAAGCTAAATACAAATTAGATGAAATGTGTGAAGATTCTTGGAGATGGCAAAGTTCAAATCCAAACGGATATGAAAAATAA
- the galU gene encoding UTP--glucose-1-phosphate uridylyltransferase GalU: MKTTVKKAIIPAAGLGTRFLPATKSQPKEMLPIVDKPTLQYIIEEAINSGIEEILIITGRNKKSIEDHFDKSVELELELEHKGKKEMLEMVQEISNMVNIHYIRQKEPKGLGHAIHCAKSFIGDEPFAVLLGDDIVDSETPCLKQLINAYDEYKTSILGVQEVEKENTDKYGILDCKYIEDRVYKVKDMVEKPSIEEAPSNIAILGRYIITPAIFEILEKQEPGKGGEIQLTDALKTLAQHEAIYAYNFEGRRYDVGDKLGFLEATIDFALKRDNLKDGLIDYMQSIVESGKIDK; this comes from the coding sequence ATGAAAACGACTGTAAAGAAGGCTATCATACCAGCAGCTGGTTTAGGTACTAGATTTTTACCAGCAACGAAATCACAACCAAAAGAGATGCTTCCTATAGTGGATAAACCGACACTACAATATATAATAGAGGAAGCTATAAATTCAGGAATAGAAGAAATTCTTATAATAACAGGTAGAAATAAAAAATCTATAGAAGATCACTTTGATAAATCTGTGGAATTAGAACTTGAATTAGAGCATAAAGGTAAAAAGGAAATGTTAGAAATGGTTCAAGAAATATCTAATATGGTAAATATACATTATATAAGACAAAAGGAACCTAAAGGATTAGGGCATGCAATTCATTGTGCTAAAAGTTTTATAGGAGATGAGCCATTTGCAGTACTTTTAGGGGATGACATAGTTGATTCAGAAACTCCATGTTTAAAGCAATTAATAAATGCTTATGATGAATATAAAACAAGTATATTAGGAGTGCAAGAGGTAGAAAAAGAAAATACTGATAAATATGGAATTTTAGATTGCAAATATATAGAAGATAGAGTTTATAAAGTTAAAGATATGGTTGAAAAACCAAGTATAGAGGAAGCTCCATCAAATATAGCAATATTAGGAAGATATATAATAACTCCTGCTATATTTGAAATTTTAGAAAAACAAGAACCTGGAAAAGGTGGAGAAATACAACTTACAGATGCTCTTAAAACTTTAGCACAACATGAGGCTATATATGCATACAACTTTGAAGGTAGAAGATATGACGTAGGTGATAAATTAGGATTTTTAGAAGCTACTATAGATTTTGCATTAAAAAGAGATAATTTAAAAGATGGACTAATAGATTATATGCAAAGTATAGTTGAAAGTGGTAAAATAGATAAATAA
- the srtB gene encoding class B sortase, which produces MKKIFKVFINLILVLILIYSSFSIYTKFSSYKKASETYDKVKSEYENYKLESKDNNNQLITSKSLSELNSNFKFWIKVDKTNIDYPVVQTTNNDHYLKYDFYNKPSDSGCIFMDYRDNAKSKNIILYGHNMRNKTMFNNLLKFKDKDFFDKNNKIRVFKDNKEYIYEVFSVYTTDSKYDYLITNFNNLNEFKNYINNIKNKSLFKSNIKVNSNDKIITLSTCSYEFDDARTVVHAKLLNNKK; this is translated from the coding sequence TTGAAAAAAATTTTTAAAGTTTTTATAAATTTAATCTTAGTATTAATTCTTATTTACAGTAGTTTTAGTATATACACAAAATTTTCATCCTATAAAAAAGCTAGTGAAACATATGATAAAGTTAAATCTGAATACGAAAATTATAAATTAGAATCCAAAGATAATAATAATCAATTAATTACATCTAAATCGTTATCTGAGCTAAATTCTAATTTTAAATTTTGGATAAAAGTAGATAAAACTAATATAGATTATCCAGTTGTACAAACAACTAACAATGATCATTACTTAAAATATGATTTTTATAACAAACCTAGCGATTCTGGATGTATATTTATGGACTACAGAGATAATGCAAAATCTAAAAATATAATTTTATATGGGCATAATATGAGAAATAAAACAATGTTTAATAACTTATTAAAATTTAAAGATAAAGATTTTTTTGATAAAAATAACAAAATTAGAGTTTTTAAAGATAATAAGGAATATATTTATGAAGTATTTTCTGTTTATACTACAGATTCTAAGTATGATTATTTAATAACTAATTTTAATAATCTAAATGAATTTAAAAATTATATAAATAATATAAAAAATAAATCTTTATTTAAATCTAATATTAAAGTTAATTCAAATGATAAAATTATAACTTTATCTACTTGTAGTTATGAATTTGATGATGCAAGAACTGTTGTGCACGCAAAGCTTTTAAACAATAAAAAATAG
- a CDS encoding serine hydroxymethyltransferase produces the protein MFENLRKVDKEIYDSMKRELNRQQRNIELIASENVVSMAVMETMGSHLTNKYAEGYPEKRYYGGCEYIDEVETLAIERLKKIFKAEHANVQPHSGANANIGVYFALLKPGDKVMGMNLSQGGHLTHGSPANISGQYFDFTEYGVSGVDGRIDYDDIRTKAHEIKPKLIVAGASAYPREIDFRKFREIADEVGAMLMVDMAHIAGLVAAGLHQNPCEVADFVTSTTHKTLRGPRGGVILCKEKYAKAIDKAIFPGTQGGPLEHIIASKAVAFKEALEPEFIDYQNQVVKNAKKLAEELIKRDFNLVTDGTDNHLILLDLTNKGITGKEAEKRLDEAYITANKNTIPFDPNGAFVTSGIRLGTPAVTTRGMKEEDMVDIAKAIDLCLTHNNEKEARETVINLTTKYPLYNEYNIFNE, from the coding sequence ATGTTTGAAAATTTAAGAAAAGTTGATAAGGAAATTTATGATAGTATGAAAAGAGAATTAAATAGACAACAAAGAAATATAGAGTTAATAGCTTCTGAAAATGTAGTTTCAATGGCGGTTATGGAAACTATGGGGAGCCATTTAACAAATAAATATGCAGAAGGTTATCCAGAAAAAAGGTACTATGGTGGATGTGAATACATAGATGAAGTTGAAACTTTAGCTATAGAAAGATTAAAGAAAATTTTTAAAGCAGAACATGCAAATGTCCAACCTCATTCTGGAGCAAATGCAAATATAGGAGTTTACTTTGCTTTATTAAAACCTGGGGATAAAGTTATGGGAATGAACTTATCTCAAGGCGGACATTTAACTCATGGTTCACCAGCTAACATTTCAGGTCAGTATTTTGACTTTACTGAATATGGAGTAAGTGGAGTAGATGGAAGAATAGATTATGATGACATAAGAACAAAAGCTCATGAAATAAAACCAAAACTTATAGTTGCAGGAGCTAGTGCTTATCCAAGAGAGATTGATTTTAGAAAGTTTAGAGAAATAGCTGATGAAGTAGGGGCTATGTTAATGGTGGATATGGCTCATATAGCAGGGCTTGTAGCAGCTGGATTGCATCAAAACCCATGTGAAGTAGCTGATTTTGTAACAAGTACTACTCATAAAACACTAAGAGGGCCAAGAGGAGGAGTAATACTTTGCAAAGAAAAATATGCAAAAGCTATAGATAAAGCCATATTCCCAGGAACACAAGGTGGTCCACTAGAACATATAATAGCATCTAAAGCAGTGGCTTTTAAGGAGGCATTAGAACCTGAATTTATAGATTATCAAAATCAAGTAGTAAAAAATGCAAAGAAGCTTGCTGAAGAGCTTATAAAAAGAGATTTTAATTTAGTTACAGATGGAACAGATAATCATTTGATTTTGTTGGATTTAACAAACAAAGGGATAACTGGAAAAGAAGCTGAAAAAAGGCTGGATGAAGCTTATATAACAGCTAATAAAAATACTATACCATTTGATCCAAATGGAGCATTTGTAACTAGTGGAATAAGATTAGGGACACCTGCTGTAACTACTAGAGGAATGAAAGAAGAAGATATGGTAGATATAGCAAAAGCTATAGATTTATGCTTAACTCATAATAATGAAAAAGAGGCTAGGGAAACAGTTATTAACTTAACAACTAAATATCCTTTATACAATGAATATAATATATTTAATGAGTAG
- a CDS encoding threonine/serine exporter family protein produces the protein MLRNGAETYRVEDTVLRICNSRGYQHVNVFTSPTVIIISDERFDGITFMKTIKNRGININKIDLLNTFSREFVSNKDLSIEDAITSLKTIEKVKSYNQWVVYIGTGLGSACFSVLLGCTLIDFIFTFITSIFAVIIYDKMFGISGIPSFATLTAAIFIAIIGTSLSSIGILSQPNTLIVGSIMPLLPGVSLIKGLRDLISGDLISGVARAFDATLTAVAIAVGVGFILEVWLRLGGVL, from the coding sequence ATGCTTCGCAATGGTGCAGAGACATATAGAGTTGAAGATACGGTTCTTAGAATTTGTAACTCCAGAGGGTATCAGCATGTAAACGTATTTACATCCCCTACAGTAATAATTATTTCAGATGAAAGATTCGATGGTATAACCTTTATGAAAACAATAAAAAATAGAGGTATCAATATAAATAAAATCGATCTTTTAAATACATTTTCTCGAGAATTTGTCTCTAATAAAGACTTATCCATTGAAGATGCAATAACCTCATTAAAAACTATAGAAAAAGTTAAATCTTATAATCAGTGGGTTGTTTACATAGGTACTGGACTTGGATCTGCATGTTTCTCAGTATTACTTGGATGTACACTTATAGATTTTATTTTTACATTTATAACATCTATTTTTGCAGTAATAATATATGATAAAATGTTTGGAATTAGTGGAATACCATCATTTGCTACACTTACTGCTGCAATATTTATAGCAATTATTGGTACATCTTTATCTAGCATAGGAATACTAAGTCAACCAAATACACTTATAGTAGGTTCTATAATGCCTCTTCTTCCTGGGGTTTCATTGATAAAAGGTTTAAGAGATCTTATCTCTGGAGACTTAATTTCAGGAGTTGCTAGAGCATTTGATGCAACATTAACTGCAGTCGCAATAGCTGTAGGCGTAGGTTTCATCTTAGAAGTATGGCTTAGATTAGGAGGTGTATTATAA
- a CDS encoding threonine/serine exporter family protein: MSSMPLSLHFVFSFICTIGFSIFLSAPKRSLPYAGLIGAIGWVLYVYLFRVTNNPILSNFIPATIVGIASEVFARYLKQPAIVFVIPGIIPLVPGLGMYNTMLYLVQENYELAASTGATALLVGGAISLGILLVTSFVKTINTIKLKKAISSFNHVITKKDSNYENNIMTEDVSLDNDDDDDENYENEK; the protein is encoded by the coding sequence ATGAGTAGTATGCCACTATCTCTACACTTTGTATTTAGTTTCATTTGTACAATTGGATTTTCTATATTTTTAAGCGCACCAAAAAGATCACTTCCTTATGCTGGATTAATTGGTGCTATAGGTTGGGTTTTATATGTTTATTTATTTAGAGTGACTAATAATCCTATTTTATCAAACTTTATTCCAGCCACAATTGTAGGAATAGCAAGTGAAGTTTTTGCAAGATATTTAAAGCAACCAGCTATTGTATTTGTAATACCAGGTATAATTCCATTAGTTCCAGGATTAGGAATGTATAATACAATGCTTTACTTGGTTCAAGAAAATTATGAGTTAGCAGCTTCAACTGGGGCAACCGCTTTACTAGTAGGTGGAGCAATCTCACTTGGTATATTGCTTGTAACATCATTTGTCAAAACTATTAATACAATTAAATTAAAAAAAGCTATTTCTAGTTTTAACCATGTAATAACTAAAAAAGATTCCAATTACGAAAATAATATAATGACAGAAGATGTAAGTTTAGACAATGACGACGATGATGATGAAAATTATGAAAATGAAAAATAG
- a CDS encoding SoxR reducing system RseC family protein — MNQRGYVIELVDGTTAKIKMQKHSACAACGKCASSTDKKDIIVEVDNNIGAKVGDYVEVNMDSVNVIKAAAIVYIVPLIALLGGTIISYGIFNFIDIGMNKEVLSGFIGIVLTIISYLLIKSKDRKFRESRNYIPIITKVINTIDI, encoded by the coding sequence ATGAATCAGCGTGGCTATGTTATAGAACTAGTTGATGGAACAACTGCAAAAATAAAAATGCAAAAGCATTCAGCTTGTGCAGCTTGTGGTAAATGTGCATCATCTACAGATAAAAAGGATATTATAGTAGAGGTAGATAATAATATAGGAGCTAAAGTAGGAGACTATGTAGAGGTTAATATGGACTCTGTCAATGTAATAAAAGCTGCAGCTATAGTCTATATAGTACCACTTATTGCTCTATTAGGAGGAACTATAATATCATATGGAATTTTTAATTTTATAGATATAGGTATGAATAAAGAAGTATTAAGTGGATTTATAGGTATAGTTTTAACTATAATATCTTATTTATTAATAAAAAGCAAAGATAGAAAATTTAGAGAAAGTAGAAATTATATACCAATAATAACGAAGGTAATAAATACTATAGATATATAA
- a CDS encoding metal-sensitive transcriptional regulator, whose translation MEKKLANNNDKEALIKRLNRIEGQVKGIQKMIEDERYCVDILVQISAIRSAINKVGNIILENHIKGCVSNSIKDGDFEQSDALISELMQTINKFTK comes from the coding sequence ATGGAAAAGAAATTAGCTAATAATAATGATAAAGAAGCACTTATAAAAAGATTAAATAGAATAGAAGGTCAAGTAAAGGGAATTCAAAAAATGATAGAGGATGAGAGATATTGCGTAGATATTTTAGTCCAAATTTCTGCTATAAGATCAGCTATAAATAAAGTAGGAAATATAATTTTAGAAAATCACATTAAAGGATGTGTATCAAATTCTATTAAAGACGGTGATTTTGAGCAGTCAGATGCATTAATCTCTGAGTTGATGCAGACTATAAATAAATTTACTAAATAG